The following are encoded together in the Synchiropus splendidus isolate RoL2022-P1 chromosome 7, RoL_Sspl_1.0, whole genome shotgun sequence genome:
- the LOC128762945 gene encoding cytotoxic granule associated RNA binding protein TIA1-like isoform X2: MIVDTAGNDPYCFVEFYDHRHAAASLAAMNGRKIMGKEVKVNWATTPTSQKKDTSNHFHVFVGDLSPEITTEDVKVAFGPFGRISDARVVKDLATGKSKGYGFVSFFNKWDAENAIQQMGGQWLGGRQIRTNWATRKPPVPKTNYENNSKHLSFEDVMSQSSPCNCTVYCGGVSTGLTEQLMRQTFSPFGQIMEIRVFPDKGYSFVRFNSHESAAHAIVSVNGSAVEGHMVKCYWGKETPDMMNTVQQMPVPQQNKVSFPAAQPYGQWGQWYSNGPQINQYVPNGWQVPTYGVYGQAWNQQGFNHLPASAGWTGMSAISNGGVMEPSQGLNGSMLANQPGMGATGYPTH, from the exons ATGATCGTTGAT ACTGCAGGTAATGACCCATACTGCTTCGTGGAGTTCTATGACCACAGGCACGCTGCCGCCTCATTGGCGGCGATgaatggaaggaaaataatgggtAAG GAAGTCAAAGTCAACTGGGCCACCACGCCAACCAGTCAGAAAAAAGACACAAGCA ATCACTTTCATGTCTTTGTGGGAGACCTAAGCCCGGAAATCACCACAGAAGACGTCAAAGTTGCCTTTGGTCCTTTTGGTAGGATATC aGATGCCCGTGTGGTGAAAGACTTAGCAACAGGGAAATCTAAAGGCTATGGCTTCGTCTCGTTCTTCAACAAGTGG GATGCAGAGAACGCCATTCAGCAGATGGGGGGCCAGTGGTTAGGAGGCCGGCAGATTCGAACCAACTGGGCCACGAGAAAGCCGCCGGTCCCAAAGACAAATTATGAAA ACAATTCCAAGCACCTTTCCTTTGAAGACGTCATGAGCCAGTCCAGTCCCTGCAACTGCACCGTGTACTGTGGCGGAGTCAGCACGGGTCTGACAG AACAACTGATGAGACAGACATTCTCTCCATTTGGACAAATTATGGAAATTCGAGTTTTTCCAGACAAAGGCTATTCTTTTGTGAG GTTTAACTCCCATGAGTCAGCAGCTCATGCTATTGTGTCTGTGAATGGCTCAGCGGTAGAGGGTCACATGGTCAAATGCTACTGGGGCAAAGAGACCCCCGACATGATGAACACGGTGCAGCAGATGCCAGTGCCCCAG CAGAACAAGGTCAGCTTCCCGGCGGCTCAGCCATATGGCCAGTGGGGCCAGTGGTACAGCAATGGACCACAGATCAACCAGTATGTTCCCAACGGGTGGCAGGTGCCCACATATGGCGTCTATGGCCAGGCCTGGAACCAGCAGGGCTTCAA TCACTTACCGGCCAGTGCTGGGTGGACTGGCATGAGTGCCATCAGTAACGGTGGGGTTATGGAGCCCTCACAGGGACTGAATGGGAGTATGCTAGCCAACCAGCCGGGTATGGGAGCCACAGGATACCCCACACACTGA
- the LOC128762945 gene encoding cytotoxic granule associated RNA binding protein TIA1-like isoform X1, whose translation MMDDEQPRTLYVGNLSRDVTEPLILQLFAQIGPCKSCKMIVDTAGNDPYCFVEFYDHRHAAASLAAMNGRKIMGKEVKVNWATTPTSQKKDTSNHFHVFVGDLSPEITTEDVKVAFGPFGRISDARVVKDLATGKSKGYGFVSFFNKWDAENAIQQMGGQWLGGRQIRTNWATRKPPVPKTNYENNSKHLSFEDVMSQSSPCNCTVYCGGVSTGLTEQLMRQTFSPFGQIMEIRVFPDKGYSFVRFNSHESAAHAIVSVNGSAVEGHMVKCYWGKETPDMMNTVQQMPVPQQNKVSFPAAQPYGQWGQWYSNGPQINQYVPNGWQVPTYGVYGQAWNQQGFNHLPASAGWTGMSAISNGGVMEPSQGLNGSMLANQPGMGATGYPTH comes from the exons ATGATGGACGACGAGCAGCCCAGAACCTT GTATGTGGGTAATCTGTCGAGAGACGTGACCGAACCCCTAATCCTCCAACTCTTCGCACAAATAGGACCCTGCAAAAGTTGTAAAATGATCGTTGAT ACTGCAGGTAATGACCCATACTGCTTCGTGGAGTTCTATGACCACAGGCACGCTGCCGCCTCATTGGCGGCGATgaatggaaggaaaataatgggtAAG GAAGTCAAAGTCAACTGGGCCACCACGCCAACCAGTCAGAAAAAAGACACAAGCA ATCACTTTCATGTCTTTGTGGGAGACCTAAGCCCGGAAATCACCACAGAAGACGTCAAAGTTGCCTTTGGTCCTTTTGGTAGGATATC aGATGCCCGTGTGGTGAAAGACTTAGCAACAGGGAAATCTAAAGGCTATGGCTTCGTCTCGTTCTTCAACAAGTGG GATGCAGAGAACGCCATTCAGCAGATGGGGGGCCAGTGGTTAGGAGGCCGGCAGATTCGAACCAACTGGGCCACGAGAAAGCCGCCGGTCCCAAAGACAAATTATGAAA ACAATTCCAAGCACCTTTCCTTTGAAGACGTCATGAGCCAGTCCAGTCCCTGCAACTGCACCGTGTACTGTGGCGGAGTCAGCACGGGTCTGACAG AACAACTGATGAGACAGACATTCTCTCCATTTGGACAAATTATGGAAATTCGAGTTTTTCCAGACAAAGGCTATTCTTTTGTGAG GTTTAACTCCCATGAGTCAGCAGCTCATGCTATTGTGTCTGTGAATGGCTCAGCGGTAGAGGGTCACATGGTCAAATGCTACTGGGGCAAAGAGACCCCCGACATGATGAACACGGTGCAGCAGATGCCAGTGCCCCAG CAGAACAAGGTCAGCTTCCCGGCGGCTCAGCCATATGGCCAGTGGGGCCAGTGGTACAGCAATGGACCACAGATCAACCAGTATGTTCCCAACGGGTGGCAGGTGCCCACATATGGCGTCTATGGCCAGGCCTGGAACCAGCAGGGCTTCAA TCACTTACCGGCCAGTGCTGGGTGGACTGGCATGAGTGCCATCAGTAACGGTGGGGTTATGGAGCCCTCACAGGGACTGAATGGGAGTATGCTAGCCAACCAGCCGGGTATGGGAGCCACAGGATACCCCACACACTGA
- the rchy1 gene encoding RING finger and CHY zinc finger domain-containing protein 1 translates to MASPPGCEHYRRSCLLKAPCCGKLYVCRLCHDAEENHQMDRFKVKEVQCSECRTLQQAQQNCQQCHVQFGEYYCDICHLFDKDKKQYHCMPCGICRIGPKEKYFHCDKCNLCLALDLRGNHKCVENVSRQNCPVCMEDIHTSRIGALVLPCGHLLHKTCFDEMRATGVYRCPLCKHSVFDMEEQWRMIDEEIMQTPMPTVYQGATVNIICNDCQARCNVPFHVLGMKCKGCGSYNTAQDGGLILQQELPDTQDPALANESESETDSEPEIENQPESPPLD, encoded by the exons ATGGCTTCTCCTCCTGGTTGCGAACATTACAGACGCAGCTGCCTTTTGAAA GCTCCATGTTGTGGCAAACTGTATGTGTGTCGGCTGTGCCACGATGCTGAAGAAAACCATCAGATGGATCGATTCAAAGTGAAAGAGGTGCAGTGTTCCGAGTGTCGTACACTGCAACAG GCGCAGCAGAACTGCCAACAATGTCATGTCCAGTTTGGAGAGTATTACTGTGATATTTGTCACTTGTTTGACAAAGATAAGAAGCAGTATCACTGCATGCCGTGTGGCATATGCAG GATTGGACctaaagaaaaatatttccatTGTGACAAATGCAACCTTTGCTTAGCGCTTGATCTGCGGGGAAACCacaag tgtgtggAGAATGTCTCCCGGCAGAACTGCCCAGTGTGCATGGAG GATATCCACACTTCTAGGATTGGAGCGCTTGTCCTTCCTTGTGGACATCTTCTACACAA GACCTGCTTTGATGAAATGAGGGCTACTGG TGTGTATCGCTGTCCCCTCTGTAAGCACTCCGTCTTCGACATGGAAGAGCAGTGGAGAATGATCGATGAAGAGATCATGCAAACGCCAATGCCGACCGTCTACCAAGGCGCTACAGTCAAT ATTATATGCAACGACTGTCAGGCCCGCTGCAACGTGCCTTTCCACGTCCTGGGGATGAAATGCAAGGGTTGCGGCTCCTACAACACAGCGCAGGATGGTGGACTCATCCTTCAACAAGAACTGCCAGACACCCAGGACCCAGCGCTGGCCAACGAGAGCGAGTCAGAAACGGACTCCGAGCCTGAGATTGAAAATCAACCCGAGTCACCCCCTTTAGACTAA
- the lrp13 gene encoding very low-density lipoprotein receptor, whose protein sequence is MDVILLLILVVARYLQAGASSLKCGRTSKPCKDGSECVYFTHVCDGEPDCKDGSDEEDCETKCTAEQFQCAHGKKCIEIGQVCDGVSDCQDRSDELRCVRHTEDCVHHCDDNSRCLPSKFLCDGEKDCADGTDEDNCEKDEETSPTTLPPVVTSTTPLKCARNSILCKDKLECVFHQHICDGEADCKDGSDEEDCSMACESDQFQCAHGKKCIESSQVCDGVLHCQDRSDELGCIHMEGCAHQCDEKSRCLPSSFLCDGEGDCLDGSDEANCEHKDCSSSQFKCATGQCVSAAMRCDGHSDCTDHSDELNCIKAPICNTMLSCPQSKECLLPEWMCDDEPDCRDGTDEKNCSVSLLTCGMYQWMCHSKSQCVSSSWRCDGMKDCDDGSDEMNCGVENCLPHQFMCGSQECLHPSLVCNGITNCADGSDEAGKCQRSCTEADLSCSHRCYSTPQGPRCHCAPGFRLLEDGKTCADIDECESWRNGVCSQLCTNSPGSYRCGCYPGYVMEADGHQCKTTGEPLLLASVQTDLFLLGLRSSSLDVISTGARKAVLTLDYDFTEQKLFWACLETSTIGWSSMDNKTRGVLIEGVRADSIAVDWLGRNVYWIDGENSQIVAVRLIPTTAKMRDQTVILDEDLDQPRSLALAPESGLMFWSEIGNAVKIERAGMDGSERMELVTSSLGWPGGMAVDPVSERVFWTDERLKAIGSATFDGKDIQILQMKATKNPFSLALLDDMLYWSDAKRRVVQAAHKRTGKKHRVLLKRPRQPFGVKIIHPILQQSADHPCENMACSHLCVLAPGPMAVCKCPAGLLLAEDGLTCSTPVNSAFLLMLSPSTVTQIYLQAWHQAPALKGWPEHVALQIPNVNEAAIVGYSMCDHTLFLTDAGATALSTFKLNDLELTSQGHIFKLLGDSISAMALDWVTLNIFWSSDKQNRLQVTDVTHAYTSVLLKEGISKVDSIALHPLSGGLCFNNLDLQGLGTEATVECANMDGSERKVVWKDAAQPTSLVFSSDGDSVYWADTSLEVICAVQLDGSRFKEWRVGRGLAAVTLGDDRLIWMTVDEKTRVWYKDEQQQNRLWFEVGTEVTGLKAFSKSSQSGSNQCAENNGDCQHLCLAVPGGRTCKCAHDHVLVNDTHCIPEERCPTGKRSCLDEITCLSMEKFCNGHVDCPDHSDENCLRVKPATEADLPTSTQTLSSTPSPPLGEDSGLNTTNDVRLSLNLDAETCSKSRCSGHGTCQEDVHGDLACACSFGYSGDSCQDGFVKTLQLPLVYGAAGLCGGVLIIVLAVVVIRKRGTNTRREGPGVKETSMTDLENTAETAVVTTSSAGVHRMEVKAELYFYFVTLGNMFIL, encoded by the exons ATGGATGTAATCTTGCTTCTTATTTTGGTGGTGGCAAGGTACCTTCAAG CTGGCGCCAGTTCTCTAAAGTGTGGCCGGACCTCTAAGCCGTGCAAGGATGGATCCGAGTGTGTGTACTTCACGCACGTCTGTGATGGGGAACCAGACTGCAAAGATGGCTCTGATGAAGAGGACTGTGAAACCAAATGCACTGCAG AACAGTTCCAGTGCGCCCATGGGAAAAAGTGCATAGAGATTGGACAGGTTTGTGATGGGGTGTCTGATTGTCAGGACCGGTCGGATGAACTGCGCTGTGTAAGACACACCGAGGACTGTGTTCACCACTGTGACGACAACAGCCGCTGCTTGCCTTCGAAATTTCTCTGTGACGGTGAGAAGGACTGCGCTGATGGCACCGATGAGGACAACTGTG AGAAGGATGAAGAGACTAGTCCAACCACTCTGCCTCCTGTTGTAACATCGACTACCCCTCTGAAGTGTGCGCGGAACTCCATACTTTGTAAAGACAAACTGGAATGTGTTTTCCACCAACATATTTGTGATGGAGAAGCTGACTGCAAAGATGGCTCGGATGAAGAGGATTGCTCGATGGCATGTGAATCTG ACCAGTTCCAGTGTGCTCACGGGAAGAAGTGCATCGAGAGCAGCCAGGTCTGTGACGGTGTCCTCCACTGCCAGGACCGCTCTGATGAATTGGGCTGTATTCACATGGAGGGCTGCGCTCATCAATGTGATGAGAAGAGTCGCTGCCTCCCAAGCAGCTTCCTGTGTGACGGAGAGGGTGACTGTCTTGATGGAAGTGACGAAGCTAACTGTG AGCACAAGGACTGCAGTTCAAGTCAGTTTAAGTGTGCCACTggtcagtgtgtgtctgctgccaTGCGTTGTGACGGTCACTCTGACTGCACGGACCACTCTGATGAGCTGAACTGCATCAAAGCGCCAATCTGCAACACGATGCTGAGCTGCCCTCAGAGCAAAGAATGTCTGCTGCCAGAGTGGATGTGTGATGATGAGCCGGACTGCAGGGATGGCACGGATGAAAAG AACTGCTCGGTGTCTCTGCTGACCTGTGGCATGTACCAGTGGATGTGCCACTCAAAGTCTCAGTGCGTCTCCTCATCCTGGAGGTGTGACGGCATGAAGGACTGCGACGATGGAAGTGATGAGATGAATT GTGGTGTTGAGAACTGCTTGCCTCACCAGTTCATGTGTGGTAGTCAGGAATGTCTGCACCCAAGCCTGGTGTGTAATGGCATCACCAACTGCGCCGATGGTTCCGATGAGGCAGGAAAGTGCCAGCGCTCCTGCACTGAGGCAGATTTGAGCTGCTCCCACCGTTGCTACAGCACACCTCAGGGACCT CGCTGTCACTGCGCTCCAGGGTTCCGTCTTCTGGAGGACGGAAAGACGTGCGCCGATATCGACGAGTGTGAAAGCTGGCGTAACGGTGTGTGCAGTCAGCTTTGCACCAACTCTCCGGGGTCATACCGCTGCGGCTGCTACCCGGGGTATGTCATGGAAGCAGATGGACACCAGTGCAAGACCACAG GTGAACCCCTCCTGTTGGCATCGGTACAAACGGACCTCTTTCTCCTGGGCTTACGAAGCAGCTCGCTGGATGTAATCTCAACTGGGGCGAGGAAAGCTGTCCTCACTCTGGACTATGATTTCACTGAGCAGAAACTGTTCTGGGCCTGTCTGGAAACCTCCACCATCGGTTGGTCCTCGATGGACAATAAAACCCGAGGGGTGCTAATAGAAG GGGTTCGTGCCGATTCTATAGCAGTGGACTGGTTGGGGAGAAACGTGTACTGGATTGACGGCGAGAACAGCCAGATAGTTGCAGTCCGACTAATCCCGACCACAGCAAAAATGCGGGACCAAACTGTAATTCTTGATGAGGACCTGGACCAGCCTCGTTCACTGGCTCTGGCCCCGGAATCAGG TCTGATGTTCTGGTCAGAAATTGGTAATGCAGTTAAGATCGAGCGAGCTGGAATGGATGGGTCTGAGAGGATGGAGCTGGTGACATCCAGCCTTGGATGGCCCGGGGGCATGGCTGTGGACCCTGTTTCTGAGAGGGTCTTCTGGACAGATGAAAGACTGAAAGCTATTGGCTCTGCGACCTTTGATGGAAAAGACATTCAG ATTCTGCAGATGAAGGCCACCAAAAACCCTTTCTCTCTGGCTTTGTTGGATGACATGCTCTACTGGTCTGATGCCAAGAGACGAGTTGTGCAGGCGGCTCATAAAAGAACTGGCAAAAAACATCGAGTCCTCCTGAAAAGGCCCAGGCAACCCTTCGGCGTTAAG ATCATCCACCCAATCCTCCAGCAAAGTGCCGATCATCCTTGTGAGAACATGGCATGCTCTCACTTGTGTGTGTTGGCCCCGGGCCCCATGGCAGTCTGCAAGTGTCCTGCTGGTCTTCTACTGGCTGAAGATGGTCTCACCTGCTCCACTCCAGTGAACTCTGCTTTCCTGTTGATGCTATCTCCTTCCACTGTCACCCAG ATCTACTTGCAGGCATGGCACCAAGCTCCAGCTCTGAAAGGCTGGCCCGAACACGTCGCCCTTCAGATTCCAAATGTCAACGAAGCAGCCATTGTGGGCTACAGCATGTGTGACCACACGCTGTTTTTGACAGATGCTGGTGCTACAGCGCTGAGTACTTTCAAGCTAAATGATTTGGAGTTGACCTCTCAAGGTCACATCTTCAAACTGTTGGGCGACAGCATCAGTGCGATGGCCCTTGATTGGGTAACGCTGAACATCTTCTGGAGCAGCGACAAGCAGAACCGGCTGCAGGTCACAGACGTGACCCATGCATACACCTCAGTGTTGTTGAAGGAGGGGATCAGTAAAGTCGATTCCATCGCCCTTCACCCACTCAGCGGCGGGCTTTGTTTTAACAACCTCGATCTTCAGGGGCTTGGGACTGAAGCCACTGTAGAATGTGCCAACATGGACGGCTCGGAGAGGAAAGTCGTGTGGAAGGACGCGGCTCAGCCAACGTCTCTTGTCTTCTCCAGCGACGGGGATTCTGTCTACTGGGCTGATACAA gtTTGGAAGTGATTTGTGCTGTCCAGCTTGATGGATCCAGATTCAAAGAGTGGAGGGTTGGCAGAGGTCTGGCTGCTGTGACCCTGGGCGATGACCGGCTGATCTGGATGACTGTAGATG AGAAGACCAGAGTCTGGTACAaggatgagcagcagcagaacaggTTGTGGTTCGAGGTTGGCACAGAAGTGACTGGATTGAAGGCTTTCAGCAAATCCAGCCAGTCTG GTTCCAACCAGTGTGCCGAAAACAATGGCGACTGCCAACATCTGTGTCTGGCTGTCCCTGGGGGACGAACATGCAAGTGTGCTCATGATCATGTCCTGGTGAATGATACACACTGTATCCCAGAGGAGCGTTGTCCAACTGGCAAAAGATCATGCCTGGATGAGATCACATGTCTGTCGATGGAGAAGTTTTGCAACGGTCATGTTGACTGTCCTGACCACTCGGATGAAAACT GTTTAAGGGTGAAGCCTGCAACTGAAGCAGACTTGCCCACGTCCACCCAGACCCTCAGCTCAACTCCTTCACCTCCACTGGGAGAAGATTCGGGTTTGAACACGACCAATGACGTTCGCCTGTCCTTGAACCTGGACGCTGAGACGTGTAGCAAGAGCCGCTGCAGTGGTCATGGAACATGCCAGGAGGATGTACATGGAGACCTGGCATGCGCCTGTTCATTTGGATACAGTGGGGACTCTTGCCAGGATGGCTTTGTGAAAACTCTACAGCTCCCCCTTGTGTATGGCGCAGCTGGTCTCTGCGGAGGAGTGCTCATCATTGTGCTCGCTGTGGTGGTCATACGAAAGAGAGGCACCAACACAAG GAGGGAAGGTCCGGGAGTCAAAGAAACAAGTATGACCGACCTGGAGAATACAGCAGAGACTGCCGTTGTTACAACCTCCTCAGCAGGCGTTCACAGGATGGAGGTAAAGGCAGagctatatttttattttgtaacgCTTGGTAACATGTTCATTTTGTAA
- the LOC128762252 gene encoding mothers against decapentaplegic homolog 2 isoform X2, whose amino-acid sequence MSSILPFTPPVVKRLLGWKKSTSGPGGAGGGDQNGQEEKWCEKAVKSLVKKLKKTGQLDELEKAITTQNCNTKCVTIPSNCSEIWGLSTPNTIEQWDSSGLYSYPDQTRSLDGRMQVSHRKGLPHVIYCRLWRWPDLHSHHELRAIEACEYAFHLKKDEVCINPYHYQRVETPVLPPVLVPRHSEILTELPPLDDYTHSIPENTNFPAGIEPPNNYIPETPPPGYISEDGEASDQQMNQSSPAELSPSTLSPVNHSMDLQPVTYSEPAFWCSIAYYELNQRVGETFHASQPSLTVDGFTDPSNSERFCLGLLSNVNRNATVEMTRRHIGRGVRLYYIGGEVFAECLSDSAIFVQSPNCNQRYGWHPATVCKIPPGCNLKIFNNQEFAALLAQSVNQGFEAVYQLTRMCTIRMSFVKGWGAEYRRQTVTSTPCWIELHLNGPLQWLDKVLTQMGSPSARCSSMS is encoded by the exons ATGTCCTCCATCCTGCCATTCACTCCACCTGTGGTGAAGAGGCTGTTGGGTTGGAAGAAGTCAACCAGTGGGCCTGGTGGAGCAGGTGGTGGAGACCAGAATGGTCAGGAGGAGAAGTGGTGCGAGAAGGCAGTGAAGAGCTTGGTGAAGAAGCTGAAAAAGACGGGCCAGCTAGATGAACTGGAAAAAGCTATCACAACACAGAACTGCAACACCAAGTGTGTCACTATCCCCAG CAATTGCTCAGAAATTTGGGGTCTGAGTACACCAAATACGATAGAGCAGTGGGATTCATCAGGCCTATACAGCTACCCGGACCAAACCAG ATCCCTAGATGGACGCATGCAGGTTTCTCACAGGAAGGGGCTCCCCCATGTTATTTACTGCCGCTTGTGGCGATGGCCGGACCTTCACAGCCACCATGAGCTGCGGGCCATCGAGGCCTGTGAGTATGCCTTCCACCTCAAGAAGGACGAGGTCTGCATCAATCCCTACCACTACCAGAGGGTGGAGACACCAG TGCTGCCTCCCGTTCTTGTGCCAAGACACTCAGAAATCTTGACTGAGCTGCCGCCTCTGGATGACTATACTCATTCCATACCTGAGAACACAAACTTTCCTGCAGGAATCGAGCCTCCAAATAATTATATACCAG AGACACCACCACCAGGCTACATCAGTGAGGATGGGGAGGCCAGTGATCAACAGATGAATCAAA gTTCACCCGCAGAGCTGTCCCCCAGCACCTTGTCACCGGTTAATCACAGCATGG ACCTGCAGCCAGTTACCTATTCAGAACCGGCCTTCTGGTGCTCGATAGCTTACTACGAGCTCAACCAGCGCGTGGGAGAGACATTCCACGCCTCCCAACCCTCACTGACAGTAGATGGATTCACAGACCCGTCCAACTCTGAGAGGTTCTGCTTGGGTTTGCTGTCTAATGTCAACAGGAATGCCACTGTGGAGATGACCAGGAGGCACATAG GAAGGGGAGTTCGACTTTACTACATTGGCGGAGAGGTATTTGCAGAGTGCCTGAGTGATAGTGCCATCTTTGTTCAGAGTCCAAATTGCAACCAGCGATACGGCTGGCATCCCGCAACAGTGTGTAAAATTCCACCAG GATGTAATTTAAAAATCTTCAACAACCAGGAATTTGCCGCTCTCCTCGCACAGTCTGTAAACCAGGGCTTTGAAGCCGTCTACCAACTGACTAGAATGTGCACCATCCGCATGAGCTTCGTCAAAGGCTGGGGAGCGGAGTACAG GCGGCAGACCGTAACAAGCACTCCGTGCTGGATCGAGCTACATTTGAACGGTCCACTGCAGTGGCTAGACAAGGTTCTGACCCAGATGGGCTCCCCGTCTGCACGCTGCTCAAGTATGTCCTAA
- the LOC128762252 gene encoding mothers against decapentaplegic homolog 2 isoform X1, which yields MSSILPFTPPVVKRLLGWKKSTSGPGGAGGGDQNGQEEKWCEKAVKSLVKKLKKTGQLDELEKAITTQNCNTKCVTIPSNCSEIWGLSTPNTIEQWDSSGLYSYPDQTRSLDGRMQVSHRKGLPHVIYCRLWRWPDLHSHHELRAIEACEYAFHLKKDEVCINPYHYQRVETPVLPPVLVPRHSEILTELPPLDDYTHSIPENTNFPAGIEPPNNYIPETPPPGYISEDGEASDQQMNQSMDTGSPAELSPSTLSPVNHSMDLQPVTYSEPAFWCSIAYYELNQRVGETFHASQPSLTVDGFTDPSNSERFCLGLLSNVNRNATVEMTRRHIGRGVRLYYIGGEVFAECLSDSAIFVQSPNCNQRYGWHPATVCKIPPGCNLKIFNNQEFAALLAQSVNQGFEAVYQLTRMCTIRMSFVKGWGAEYRRQTVTSTPCWIELHLNGPLQWLDKVLTQMGSPSARCSSMS from the exons ATGTCCTCCATCCTGCCATTCACTCCACCTGTGGTGAAGAGGCTGTTGGGTTGGAAGAAGTCAACCAGTGGGCCTGGTGGAGCAGGTGGTGGAGACCAGAATGGTCAGGAGGAGAAGTGGTGCGAGAAGGCAGTGAAGAGCTTGGTGAAGAAGCTGAAAAAGACGGGCCAGCTAGATGAACTGGAAAAAGCTATCACAACACAGAACTGCAACACCAAGTGTGTCACTATCCCCAG CAATTGCTCAGAAATTTGGGGTCTGAGTACACCAAATACGATAGAGCAGTGGGATTCATCAGGCCTATACAGCTACCCGGACCAAACCAG ATCCCTAGATGGACGCATGCAGGTTTCTCACAGGAAGGGGCTCCCCCATGTTATTTACTGCCGCTTGTGGCGATGGCCGGACCTTCACAGCCACCATGAGCTGCGGGCCATCGAGGCCTGTGAGTATGCCTTCCACCTCAAGAAGGACGAGGTCTGCATCAATCCCTACCACTACCAGAGGGTGGAGACACCAG TGCTGCCTCCCGTTCTTGTGCCAAGACACTCAGAAATCTTGACTGAGCTGCCGCCTCTGGATGACTATACTCATTCCATACCTGAGAACACAAACTTTCCTGCAGGAATCGAGCCTCCAAATAATTATATACCAG AGACACCACCACCAGGCTACATCAGTGAGGATGGGGAGGCCAGTGATCAACAGATGAATCAAAGTATGGATACAG gTTCACCCGCAGAGCTGTCCCCCAGCACCTTGTCACCGGTTAATCACAGCATGG ACCTGCAGCCAGTTACCTATTCAGAACCGGCCTTCTGGTGCTCGATAGCTTACTACGAGCTCAACCAGCGCGTGGGAGAGACATTCCACGCCTCCCAACCCTCACTGACAGTAGATGGATTCACAGACCCGTCCAACTCTGAGAGGTTCTGCTTGGGTTTGCTGTCTAATGTCAACAGGAATGCCACTGTGGAGATGACCAGGAGGCACATAG GAAGGGGAGTTCGACTTTACTACATTGGCGGAGAGGTATTTGCAGAGTGCCTGAGTGATAGTGCCATCTTTGTTCAGAGTCCAAATTGCAACCAGCGATACGGCTGGCATCCCGCAACAGTGTGTAAAATTCCACCAG GATGTAATTTAAAAATCTTCAACAACCAGGAATTTGCCGCTCTCCTCGCACAGTCTGTAAACCAGGGCTTTGAAGCCGTCTACCAACTGACTAGAATGTGCACCATCCGCATGAGCTTCGTCAAAGGCTGGGGAGCGGAGTACAG GCGGCAGACCGTAACAAGCACTCCGTGCTGGATCGAGCTACATTTGAACGGTCCACTGCAGTGGCTAGACAAGGTTCTGACCCAGATGGGCTCCCCGTCTGCACGCTGCTCAAGTATGTCCTAA
- the LOC128762580 gene encoding immediate early response 3-interacting protein 1, whose amino-acid sequence MAFTLYSLIQAALLCVNAVAVLHEERFLSKIGWGVDQSVGGFGDEPGIKVQLMNLIRSVRTVMRVPLIAVNSVCIVLLLLFG is encoded by the exons ATGGCGTTCACGTTGTATTCGCTCATTCAGGCGGCGCTTCTCTGTGTTAACGCTGTAGCTGTTTTACACGAAGAAAGATTCTTAAGCAAAA TTGGCTGGGGAGTGGATCAGAGTGTTGGAGGTTTTGGTGACGAACCAGGAATCAAAGTTCAGCTCATGAACCTCATCCGGTCTGTGAGGACGGTCATGAGAG TGCCTTTGATAGCAGTGAACTCTGTCTGCATcgtgctgttgctgttgtttggaTAA